CTCCAAACATCTGACCATTCTCAAAAACGCCGGCCTGCTGCACGCCAGCCGCAAAGGGACATGGGTTTATTACAGCCTGAACCGCGACGAGGCGGCGTTGTGGCGCGATTTGAGCAAGGCCCTGCGCCGCCATCTCGAGCAGCCGCTTTTCCGGCAAGACGCCGCAGAATTAAAAAAACGGCTGGCGCTGCGCGAAAACGGCAGATGTGTCGTGGGTTTCGTTGCGATCAAAGCATTGCGTTCTTCCACACACTCAACAAAGGCGAACCGATGAATCAAAAACAACGCGTTATTTTC
This sequence is a window from Cytophagia bacterium CHB2. Protein-coding genes within it:
- a CDS encoding metalloregulator ArsR/SmtB family transcription factor; the encoded protein is MINVTDLFKALGDETRLRLAHLFLQTDKDICVCEMVDTLKLPQYQISKHLTILKNAGLLHASRKGTWVYYSLNRDEAALWRDLSKALRRHLEQPLFRQDAAELKKRLALRENGRCVVGFVAIKALRSSTHSTKANR